The following are encoded together in the Pedobacter sp. D749 genome:
- the proC gene encoding pyrroline-5-carboxylate reductase — MSKKIAIIGSGNIGLSLAKGLVKADFAQAGDITLTRRNTDHLKSFAEVGFNISNNNKQAVVDADVVILAVLPQQLNTVLDEIQPSIIPAKHLVISVISGVSCAAVREKLGENVEVVRVMPNTAIAIGQSMTCMASDNASVEHIADVTKMFETVGSVVKINEDLMTSATALCACGIAFFLRAIRAASQGGVEIGFHADEALKMAVQTAKGAADLLLLHGTHPESEIDKVTSPKGCTIAGLNEMEHNGFSSSLIKGIKLSALKAGNLYTKEG, encoded by the coding sequence ATGTCAAAAAAAATAGCCATAATTGGTAGCGGAAATATTGGTTTATCTTTAGCAAAAGGTTTGGTGAAGGCCGACTTTGCTCAAGCAGGCGACATTACGCTTACCCGTAGAAATACCGATCATTTAAAATCATTTGCAGAAGTGGGTTTTAATATCAGCAATAACAATAAACAAGCCGTGGTTGATGCTGATGTTGTAATTTTAGCCGTTCTACCCCAGCAATTAAATACGGTTTTAGACGAAATTCAGCCTTCAATTATTCCCGCTAAACATTTGGTTATTTCGGTAATTTCAGGTGTAAGCTGCGCTGCGGTTAGGGAAAAATTAGGCGAAAATGTTGAAGTGGTTCGTGTAATGCCTAATACGGCAATTGCCATCGGGCAATCCATGACTTGTATGGCCAGCGATAATGCATCAGTAGAGCACATTGCAGATGTGACGAAAATGTTTGAAACGGTTGGTTCAGTTGTTAAAATCAATGAAGATTTAATGACTTCTGCAACGGCATTATGTGCTTGTGGAATTGCGTTTTTCTTAAGGGCAATCAGAGCAGCATCACAAGGTGGTGTAGAAATTGGTTTCCATGCCGATGAGGCTTTGAAAATGGCCGTTCAAACGGCTAAAGGAGCAGCCGATTTGCTTTTATTACACGGCACACACCCGGAATCAGAAATAGATAAAGTAACTTCGCCGAAAGGTTGTACCATTGCCGGTTTAAACGAAATGGAACACAATGGTTTTAGTTCTTCCTTAATAAAGGGTATTAAACTTTCAGCTTTAAAAGCAGGAAATTTATACACTAAAGAAGGTTAG
- the argH gene encoding argininosuccinate lyase — MKIWQKNIDVNKFVETFTVGKDRELDLQMAKFDVLGSLAHTQMLETINLLTVEELKTVQQELKNIYAEIEAGNFTIEDSVEDVHSQVEWLLTQRIGEAGKKIHSGRSRNDQVLVDLKLFFRACIEDMVNQTSTLFNQLIELSNTHKDKLVPGYTHLQIAMPSSFGLWFGAYAESLADDMELMLAAWKITNKNPLGSAAGYGSSFPLNRTLTTELLGFESLNYNVVYAQMGRGKTERILAQAMSAVAATLAKMAMDVCLFINQNFGFISFPAELTTGSSIMPHKKNPDVFELIRSRCNKIQALPNEIAMMITNLPSGYHRDLQLLKENLFPAITSLNECLEIATFMFQNITIKDDILKDKKYDYLFSVEVVNDLALQGVPFREAYKIVGEQIENGTFAPSGQIHHTHEGSIGNLCNEQIAAAMHDVLSQFGFGKVNKAIEDLVK; from the coding sequence ATGAAAATTTGGCAAAAAAATATAGATGTAAACAAATTCGTAGAAACCTTTACGGTTGGTAAAGACCGCGAACTGGATCTGCAAATGGCAAAATTTGATGTTTTGGGCTCTTTGGCACATACCCAAATGCTCGAAACCATTAATTTGCTAACTGTTGAGGAATTGAAAACCGTTCAACAAGAGCTGAAAAATATTTACGCTGAAATTGAAGCTGGAAATTTTACCATCGAAGACAGTGTAGAAGATGTACACTCGCAGGTAGAATGGCTGCTTACCCAACGCATTGGCGAAGCGGGCAAAAAAATTCACAGTGGCCGTTCGCGTAATGATCAGGTTTTGGTTGATTTAAAATTATTCTTCAGGGCTTGTATTGAAGATATGGTTAACCAAACTTCAACTTTGTTCAATCAATTGATCGAACTGAGCAATACACATAAAGACAAATTAGTGCCGGGTTATACGCATTTGCAGATTGCCATGCCATCATCTTTCGGTTTGTGGTTTGGTGCTTATGCTGAAAGCCTTGCCGATGATATGGAATTGATGCTCGCCGCCTGGAAAATCACCAATAAAAATCCATTGGGTTCTGCTGCTGGTTATGGTTCATCATTTCCTTTAAACAGAACTTTAACAACCGAATTATTGGGCTTTGAAAGTTTAAACTATAATGTGGTTTATGCACAGATGGGCCGTGGCAAAACCGAAAGGATTTTGGCGCAGGCGATGAGTGCTGTAGCTGCAACACTAGCTAAAATGGCGATGGATGTTTGTTTATTCATCAACCAGAATTTTGGCTTTATCAGTTTTCCGGCAGAACTGACCACAGGTTCGAGCATTATGCCGCACAAAAAAAATCCGGATGTTTTCGAACTGATCCGTTCGCGTTGTAATAAAATTCAGGCTTTGCCAAATGAAATAGCCATGATGATTACCAATTTGCCGTCGGGTTATCACCGCGATTTACAACTGTTAAAAGAAAATTTATTCCCGGCGATTACTTCTTTAAACGAATGTTTGGAAATCGCCACTTTTATGTTCCAGAACATCACCATCAAGGATGATATTTTGAAAGATAAAAAATATGACTACCTGTTTAGCGTTGAAGTAGTGAACGATCTGGCGCTACAAGGTGTTCCATTCAGAGAGGCATATAAAATTGTTGGCGAACAGATAGAAAATGGTACTTTTGCACCTTCTGGCCAGATACATCATACACACGAAGGAAGCATCGGCAACCTTTGTAATGAGCAAATTGCTGCAGCAATGCATGATGTTTTGTCTCAATTTGGTTTCGGAAAGGTGAATAAGGCAATTGAAGATTTGGTTAAATAA
- a CDS encoding M20 family metallo-hydrolase, translating to MLLENIQKESLDLLRQLIRIQSFSKEEDRTANLIAQFLEERGIKTQRKMNNVWAYNKHFDATKPTLLLNSHHDTVKPNSGYTRDPYDAAIEGDKLFGLGSNDAGGCLVSLIGTFLYYYEQENLKYNICLAATAEEEISGNNGLELVLPDLGELEFGIVGEPTEMNLAIAERGLLVLDCVSHGKAGHAAREEGENAIYKALKDIEWFRNYQFPKVSEVFGPLKMTVTIINAGSQHNVVPANCTFTVDVRVTDAYTNEEVLEIIRANVDCDVTPRSIRLKPSSIDKNHPVVQAGVALGRTTYGSPTTSDQALLDIPSVKCGPGFSGRSHMADEFLYVREVAEGVEGYVNMLKPVIQG from the coding sequence ATGTTACTAGAAAATATACAAAAAGAAAGTCTGGATTTATTGCGACAGTTGATCCGTATTCAGTCTTTTAGCAAAGAAGAAGACCGGACGGCGAATTTAATTGCGCAGTTTTTGGAGGAGAGAGGGATTAAAACTCAACGTAAAATGAACAACGTTTGGGCTTACAACAAACATTTCGATGCGACAAAGCCAACATTACTTTTAAACTCGCATCACGATACGGTTAAGCCTAATTCTGGTTATACCCGCGATCCATATGACGCTGCGATTGAAGGAGACAAACTGTTTGGTTTGGGTAGTAACGATGCAGGTGGTTGTTTAGTTTCGCTAATTGGTACATTTTTATACTACTACGAGCAAGAAAATTTAAAATATAACATCTGTTTGGCCGCAACTGCCGAGGAGGAAATTTCGGGTAACAATGGTTTGGAATTGGTGTTGCCTGATTTGGGTGAGCTTGAATTTGGCATAGTAGGCGAACCAACAGAAATGAATTTAGCCATTGCTGAACGGGGTTTATTGGTATTGGATTGTGTATCACATGGAAAAGCCGGTCATGCGGCACGTGAAGAAGGCGAAAATGCCATTTACAAAGCATTAAAAGATATCGAATGGTTCAGAAATTATCAGTTTCCTAAAGTATCTGAGGTTTTTGGTCCGTTGAAGATGACGGTAACGATTATCAATGCAGGTTCGCAACATAATGTTGTACCTGCAAACTGTACTTTCACAGTTGATGTACGTGTAACTGATGCTTACACCAACGAAGAAGTTTTAGAGATTATCCGGGCGAATGTTGATTGCGATGTTACCCCGCGTTCTATCCGTTTAAAGCCATCGTCGATTGATAAAAACCATCCGGTTGTTCAGGCTGGTGTTGCACTGGGAAGAACTACCTATGGTTCGCCAACTACATCCGATCAGGCTTTGTTGGATATTCCTTCCGTAAAATGTGGACCGGGTTTTTCTGGCCGCTCGCACATGGCTGATGAGTTTTTATATGTACGCGAAGTAGCTGAAGGTGTTGAAGGATATGTAAATATGCTCAAACCGGTTATTCAAGGTTGA